Below is a genomic region from Burkholderia pseudomultivorans.
CGTGAGCGTCGCCGACGCGGACAAGGCCGTCGCATGGGGGCCCGGGCTGCGCTGGGCGCTGATGGGGCAGTGCCTGACCTATCACCTCGGCGGCGGCGCGGGCGGCATCGCGCATTTCCTCGAGCACCTGTCGGGCCCGATGACGAGCTGGTGGGACGACCTCGGCACGCCGTCGTTCGACGCGGACGTCGATCGCAAGCTGATCGACGAATTGCGCGCGATCCAGGGCGCGCGCTCGATGCAGGACCTGGCGGCCGAGCGCGACCGGCTGCTGGTCGAGCTGATCGACGCGCGGCGGCGCAGCTTCCTGCCGTAACGGCGCGCAGCGCGGCAACGCGCGTCGGCAGGCGGCCCGGCTACTGTTGCTGCGAGACCGCCTGCGGCGCCCGGTCGAGCCATGCCGGATGCGCGGCCTGGATCAGTTCGCGATTGCGCGCGCGGGTGCGGTCGCTCGGCGGGTAGTCGCCGTCGGTCGTCGGCAGGTCGCCGTCGAGGTAAGCCTGTTTCAGCTGCGCGATGACGTCCGCGCGCGTCAGGCCCGGGTCGGGCAGCGCAGCGTCGGTCTGGGCGAAGGCGGGGGACAGCAGCGCGGCCGCAGCGGTCGCGACGGCGAATCGCATCACGTTCATGGTGCACGCTCCAATCGAAAAGGGACGGCGAAAATACGCGGCGCAAGCCGTGCGTTTTCCGGACGTCCCATTGTCGGGAGCGGGTGCTGCGAGGACGCTGACGCGTCGCGGGCAGCGCTGTCAGCCGCGCTGCGGCAAGCGGGGCGCGGCTACAGCTGGGCGGCCGCCGCGATCAGCGTCGCTTCGAGCGCGAGCGTCGAGCGCGACGCGGCGGCGGGGCGGTCGATCACGTATTCGAGTTCGCCGAGTTCGGGCAAGCCGGCGTCGAGCCGCGCGAGCCCGGCCGGGATCACGTAGCCGGCGAACGCGCTGACGCCGAGCCCCGCGCTCGCGGCCGCGCGCAGCACCGCGACGCTGCTGCTGACCACCGCGATCCGGTACGGCCGCCCGACCGCCTCCAGCGATTCGAGCACGCGGCGGCGCGACACGCTCGGCTCCGGATGCATCGCGAGCGGCAGCACGGTCTCGTGGCCCGTGATGCGCGAATCGGGGCCGGTGCACCAGTACAGCGGCTCGCTGCGGATCACGCGGCCGCGCCGGCTGCCGGCGATCCGTTTCGCGAACACGAGATCGTGCCGGCCCTCGTCGAGCGCGTCGAACAGGTCGCCCGACAGGCCGGTGGCGATCGCGAGCTCGACGTCCGGATTGCGCTGCACGAAGCTCGCGAGCGCGGCCGTCAGGTGCGCGGACGCGAAATCCTCGGACATCGCGAGCCGCACCTTGCCCGACAGCGGCGGCCCGCACACCGACGTGACGGCCTCGTCCATCAGCTCGAGGATGCGCACCGCGTAGCGAAACAGCGCGTCGCCGTGCTGCGACAGCCGCACGTTGCGCGTGTCGCGCTCGAACAGCGGCCGGTCCAGCAACTCCTCGAGACGGCGGATGTGCTGGCTGACGGTCGACTGCGACAGGCTCACGCGTTCGGACGCGGCGGTGAAGCTGCCGGACTGGGCGACGGCGACGAAGCTGCGCAGCAGCTCGGGCGGTAACGGGCGCATTGCTAAATCCACTGAATCGGTTTCGACAACTTCATAAATGGCCGGAGGCGGCGGGGCTAGTATCGGATCACGCACCGGTGCGCCCGCATGGCAGGCCAGCCGGATGCGTCGCCCGTGTCGCGCCGGCGGCTGCATCGGTCAGTCTACGGCGTCCGGCCCGAAACCGCATCATCCCATCGACCGCCCGAGAACGCGTCCGCACGACGGCGCGCCGGGCCGCGGCGCACCGCCGCAGGAGACAGCCCGGCCCGCAAGCGCCGGGCGCCGCACGCCTCCTGCGGACGGCCAGGCGCCCGTCACGAAGAGACTGGAGACGACTCATGATCATCTACGGAACCGCGCTGCTGGCGTTCTGCCATCTGGCCGGGCTGTTTCTCGGCGACCTGCTGGGCGCCGCGATCGGCGTGAAGACCAACGTCGGCGGCGTCGGCATCGCGATGCTGCTGCTGATCTGCCTGCGGCTGTGGCTGCACCGGCGCGGCTGGCTGCCGAAGGAGACCGAGGCCGGCGTCGGCTTCTGGGGCGCGATGTACATCCCGGTCGTCGTCGCGATGGCCGCGAACCAGAACGTCGTCGCCGCGCTGAGGGGCGGGCCGGTCGCGCTGCTGGCCGCGGTCGGCGCGGTCGCGATCTGCGCGTGCTGCATTGCGGTACTGGTGCGCACCGGGCGCGACGACACGGCCTTCGCGGGCGTGCCGCAATTCGAAGAACAGTGACGGAGGCCGCCATGCTGCAGATGCTCGAAAAAGTCGTCGCCCACAACGGGCTCGTCGCGTCGTTCGCGCTGGTCGGCCTGATCATGTGGGTGTCGTCGATCGCGTCGCGCAAGCTCACGTTCGGCCGCGTGCACGGCTCCGCGATCGCGATCGTGATCGGCCTCGCGCTGGCCTACGTCGGCGGCGCATTCACCGGCGGCGAGAAAGGCATCGCCGACCTGCCGCTGTTCGCGGGCGTCGGGCTGATGGGCGGCGCGATGCTGCGCGATTTCGCGATCGTCGCGACCGCGTTCGAGGTGCAGCCGGCCGAAGCGCGCAAGGCCGGGCTGGTCGGCGTGCTGTCGCTGCTGCTCGGCACCGTGCTGCCGTTCATCGTCGGCGCGTGCATCGCGCGCGCGTTCGGCTATACCGATGCGGTCAGCATGACGACCATCGGCGCGGGCGCCGTCACCTACATCGTCGGGCCCGTCACGGGTGCGGCGATCGGCGCGAGTTCCGACGTGATCGCGCTGAGCATCGCGACCGGGCTCGTGAAGGCGATCATCGTGATGATCGGCACGCCGGTCGCGGCCGGCTTCATGGGCCTGAAGACGCCGCGCTCCGCGATGATCTTCGGCGGCCTCGCGGGCACCGTCAGCGGCGTCAGCGCCGGGCTCGCGGCGACCGACCGCCGGCTCGTGCCGTACGGCGCGCTGGTCGCGACCTTCCATACCGGCGTCGGCTGCCTGCTCGGGCCGTCGGTGCTGTTCTTCACGACGCGCGCGCTGGTCGGCGCATAGCGCGGCGGGGCCTGCGCGCCGCGTCCGCACGGGCAGCGCGCAGGACGCATCCATCGCGGCCGCCTCTGAGTCGGATTCGGCAACATCATCAATCGGCGGCGGCGCCAGGCTTAGAATGCCGCTGGACCATCGAAGCAGGAGAACTGTTCATGACGGGATGGAATCACGCGCGGCAGGCGCGCGATGCACGCCTCGCGGCCGGCGCGCCGTTCGCGCGCGGCAAGCGGGTCGATGCGCGCGACGCGGTGGCGCTGCTCGAAGCGGTGCTGCGCCCCGGCGATCGCGTTTGCCTCGAAGGCGACAACCAGAAGCAGGCCGACCTGCTCGCGACGGCGCTCGCCGACGTCGACAGCGCGAAGGTGCACGACCTGCACATGGTGCAGTCGGGCGTCGTGCTGCCCGAGCATCTCGACGTGTTCGAGCGCGGCATCGCGAAGCGCCTCGATTTCGCGTATTCGGGCCCGCAGTCGCAGCGGATCGCGAAGCTGCTGTTCGGCGGCAAGATCGCGCTCGGCGCGGTGCATACCTACCTCGAGCTGTTCGCGCGCTACTTCATCGACCTCACGCCGCACGTCGCGCTGATCGCGGCGGTCAGCGCCGACGCCGACGGCAACCTGTATACGGGCCCGAACACCGAGGACACGCCGACCGTCGTCGAGGCGACCGCGTTCAAGGACGGCATCGTGATCGCGCAGGTCGACCGCATCGTCGACAAGGTGCCGCGCGTCGACATTCCGGGCGACCGCGTGCATTTCGTCGTCGAGGCGGGCCGCCCGTTCTACGTCGAGCCGCTGTTCACGCGCGATCCGGCTGCGATCACCGAAACGCAGATCCTGACTGCGATGCTCGCGATCAAGGGCATCTACGAGCCGTACGGCATCAAGCGCCTGAACCACGGGATCGGCTTCAACACCGCGGCGATCGAGCTGCTGCTGCCGACCTACGGCGCGAAGCTCGGGCTGAAGGGCAAGGTCTGTACGCATTGGGCGCTGAACCCGCATCCGACGCTGATCCCGGCGATCGAATCGGGCTGGGTCGAGCAGATCCACTGCTTCGGTTCCGAAGTCGGGATGGACGAATACATCCGCGCGCGCTCCGACGTGTGGTTCACGGGCCCGGACGGCTCGCTGCGTTCGAACCGCGCGTTCTGCCAGACGGCCGGCCTCTATGCGTGCGACATGTTCATCGGCTCGACGCTGCAGATCGATCTGTCCGGCCATTCGTCGACGGTCACGGCCGAGCGCATCGCCGGCTTCGGCGGCGCGCCGAACATGGGCAGCGACGCGCGCGGGCGGCGTCATCCGAGCGAACCGTGGCTGAAGGCCGGCGCGGAAGCCGATCCTGATACGCCGGCCGCGCTGCGGCGCGGGCGCAAGCTGGTCGTGCAGATCGGCGAGACCTTCGGCGACAAGAACGTGCCGATGTTCGTCGAGAAGCTCGACGCGCTGAAGCTCGCCGACAAGCTGCAGCTCGATCTCGCGCCGATCATGGTCTACGGCGACGACGTCACGCACATCGTCACCGAGGAGGGGATCGCGAACCTGCTGATGTGCCGCGACCGCGACGAGCGCGAACAGGCGATTCGCGGCGTCGCCGGCTATACGGAGATCGGCCGCGGCCGCGACCGCAGGATGGTCGAGCGGCTGCGCGAGCGCGGCGTGATCCGCCGCCCGGAGGATCTCGGCATCGATCCGCTCGACGCCGACCGCCGCTGGCTCGCCGCGCGCTCGATCAAGGATCTCGTGCACTGGTCGGGCGGCCTGTATGCGCCGCCGGCCCGGTTCCGCAACTGGTGAGGAAGACGGCATGGAACAGTTGAACTATCGCTTCACCGCGCGCGAACGCGCGAAGGGCGAACGGGACTCGGCGCTCGTCGGCGTGG
It encodes:
- a CDS encoding DUF4148 domain-containing protein — protein: MNVMRFAVATAAAALLSPAFAQTDAALPDPGLTRADVIAQLKQAYLDGDLPTTDGDYPPSDRTRARNRELIQAAHPAWLDRAPQAVSQQQ
- a CDS encoding LysR substrate-binding domain-containing protein, which codes for MRPLPPELLRSFVAVAQSGSFTAASERVSLSQSTVSQHIRRLEELLDRPLFERDTRNVRLSQHGDALFRYAVRILELMDEAVTSVCGPPLSGKVRLAMSEDFASAHLTAALASFVQRNPDVELAIATGLSGDLFDALDEGRHDLVFAKRIAGSRRGRVIRSEPLYWCTGPDSRITGHETVLPLAMHPEPSVSRRRVLESLEAVGRPYRIAVVSSSVAVLRAAASAGLGVSAFAGYVIPAGLARLDAGLPELGELEYVIDRPAAASRSTLALEATLIAAAAQL
- the madL gene encoding malonate transporter subunit MadL — its product is MIIYGTALLAFCHLAGLFLGDLLGAAIGVKTNVGGVGIAMLLLICLRLWLHRRGWLPKETEAGVGFWGAMYIPVVVAMAANQNVVAALRGGPVALLAAVGAVAICACCIAVLVRTGRDDTAFAGVPQFEEQ
- the madM gene encoding malonate transporter subunit MadM → MLQMLEKVVAHNGLVASFALVGLIMWVSSIASRKLTFGRVHGSAIAIVIGLALAYVGGAFTGGEKGIADLPLFAGVGLMGGAMLRDFAIVATAFEVQPAEARKAGLVGVLSLLLGTVLPFIVGACIARAFGYTDAVSMTTIGAGAVTYIVGPVTGAAIGASSDVIALSIATGLVKAIIVMIGTPVAAGFMGLKTPRSAMIFGGLAGTVSGVSAGLAATDRRLVPYGALVATFHTGVGCLLGPSVLFFTTRALVGA
- the mdcA gene encoding malonate decarboxylase subunit alpha, producing the protein MTGWNHARQARDARLAAGAPFARGKRVDARDAVALLEAVLRPGDRVCLEGDNQKQADLLATALADVDSAKVHDLHMVQSGVVLPEHLDVFERGIAKRLDFAYSGPQSQRIAKLLFGGKIALGAVHTYLELFARYFIDLTPHVALIAAVSADADGNLYTGPNTEDTPTVVEATAFKDGIVIAQVDRIVDKVPRVDIPGDRVHFVVEAGRPFYVEPLFTRDPAAITETQILTAMLAIKGIYEPYGIKRLNHGIGFNTAAIELLLPTYGAKLGLKGKVCTHWALNPHPTLIPAIESGWVEQIHCFGSEVGMDEYIRARSDVWFTGPDGSLRSNRAFCQTAGLYACDMFIGSTLQIDLSGHSSTVTAERIAGFGGAPNMGSDARGRRHPSEPWLKAGAEADPDTPAALRRGRKLVVQIGETFGDKNVPMFVEKLDALKLADKLQLDLAPIMVYGDDVTHIVTEEGIANLLMCRDRDEREQAIRGVAGYTEIGRGRDRRMVERLRERGVIRRPEDLGIDPLDADRRWLAARSIKDLVHWSGGLYAPPARFRNW